The Gemmatimonadales bacterium genome has a segment encoding these proteins:
- a CDS encoding PTS system mannose/fructose/sorbose family transporter subunit IID gives MSAKLESLLRLMAVQASYTYERMAGIGVGHAATPLLRDVFAQRPARDRREAIARSADFFNSHPYLASVAVGAVVKAERDGVPGPVISRLRTALSGPLGALGDQLIWAGWVPTLIGIALIAAHAFGIWAIVALLVVHNILRVWITAWGLELGLREGLGVGAALQRSWLPLGAVEAQRAAALAVGVAVPIVVGRVLAAAPPAAIAVTVAAGLVGATLTILPATKTRVTGLRFGLALVALAVITAGVLR, from the coding sequence ATGAGCGCGAAACTCGAATCGCTGTTGCGCCTGATGGCGGTGCAGGCGTCGTATACCTACGAACGGATGGCGGGAATCGGAGTGGGTCACGCGGCGACGCCGCTGCTGCGCGACGTCTTTGCGCAGCGACCCGCGCGCGATCGGCGCGAGGCGATCGCCCGTTCGGCCGACTTCTTCAATTCGCATCCCTACCTGGCCAGCGTCGCCGTCGGAGCGGTCGTGAAGGCAGAACGCGACGGCGTCCCGGGTCCGGTCATTTCGAGGTTGCGCACGGCGTTGTCCGGGCCGCTCGGCGCGCTCGGCGACCAGCTGATCTGGGCCGGATGGGTTCCGACGCTGATCGGCATCGCGCTGATCGCGGCGCACGCCTTCGGGATCTGGGCGATCGTGGCGCTGCTGGTGGTCCACAACATCCTGCGCGTCTGGATCACCGCCTGGGGACTCGAACTCGGTTTGCGTGAGGGACTTGGCGTCGGCGCCGCACTGCAACGCTCTTGGCTGCCGCTCGGCGCGGTCGAGGCGCAGCGAGCCGCGGCGCTTGCGGTCGGCGTGGCGGTGCCGATCGTGGTGGGACGAGTCCTCGCCGCCGCGCCGCCCGCAGCGATCGCGGTCACGGTCGCCGCTGGCCTCGTCGGCGCAACACTGACCATTCTCCCGGCGACGAAGACCCGGGTGACCGGCCTCCGGTTCGGGCTGGCCCTCGTCGCTCTGGCCGTGATCACCGCTGGAGTCCTGCGATGA
- a CDS encoding HPr family phosphocarrier protein, whose product MIERPATIVNSLGMHARPAAQVVRLAANYVAAIELEHDGQVVNGKSIMGVMTLAAECGAVVLVRADGADAEAAVTALLELIAKGFGEA is encoded by the coding sequence ATGATTGAACGCCCCGCGACGATCGTCAATTCGCTCGGCATGCACGCGCGGCCGGCCGCCCAGGTTGTGCGCCTCGCCGCGAACTATGTCGCAGCAATCGAACTCGAACACGATGGCCAGGTGGTCAACGGCAAGAGTATCATGGGAGTGATGACGCTGGCCGCCGAGTGCGGTGCGGTGGTGCTGGTTCGTGCCGACGGTGCGGATGCCGAAGCGGCGGTGACGGCGCTGCTGGAACTCATTGCGAAGGGATTCGGCGAAGCGTGA
- the ptsP gene encoding phosphoenolpyruvate--protein phosphotransferase: MLRGVGVSPGVAFAPALAVRWSFPQVDGRTITPDQLDAEVGRLHQAVQEVVSQLSMLRNRTLERAGPDAAGIFDAQIMMAQDAEFLGSVEALIRKNLLSAESAYEFKALELRNAWQSARQSFLRDRVADLNAIQLRMLLHLVGRTADDAWLGEIREQVVIVAHELSPGLTVQLDRDHVAGLISEEGTRTSHAAILAHSLGIPAVMGVSGALEQIADGANVLLDGQSGVILIDPTADELEAAALQASRRHRLELQLEGIANEPAITPDGARIRLQGNVDLPEEVDSAARYGAEGVGLLRTEFLVTGRTHLPTEDEQTEYYRRVGAAFAGHPVVVRSYDLGGDKFPAAFVAPHEPNPFLGWRSIRVCLDRPEIFRPQLRAILRAAADRDIQLMVPMVISLDEFAAARALLAEESASLAAAGIRAAREIPVGVMIETPAAVMLAADLARTAAFVSVGTNDLTQYTLAVDRSNARLADRFTPLHPAVVRQLAHIRQATAAAGIPASVCGEMASDPVAVVLLVGLGYDRFSTAPPAIPLVKWVVRNLPAAAARDAAEGAVAAATADDVQAILRATLGRYVDVRLVDPSTALPRPSVGASLRAGS; this comes from the coding sequence ATGCTACGTGGAGTCGGGGTGTCACCGGGCGTCGCGTTTGCACCGGCGCTGGCCGTGCGCTGGTCGTTTCCGCAAGTCGACGGGCGCACCATTACTCCCGACCAGCTCGATGCCGAGGTCGGGCGCCTGCACCAGGCGGTGCAGGAAGTCGTCAGCCAGCTCTCAATGCTTCGCAACCGGACGCTGGAGCGCGCCGGACCCGACGCCGCCGGCATCTTCGACGCCCAGATCATGATGGCGCAGGACGCCGAGTTCCTCGGTTCGGTCGAGGCGCTGATTCGGAAGAACCTCCTCTCTGCCGAAAGTGCCTACGAGTTCAAGGCGCTGGAACTGCGCAACGCATGGCAGTCCGCGCGGCAATCGTTCCTGCGCGACCGCGTTGCCGACCTCAACGCGATCCAGCTCCGCATGCTCCTCCATCTCGTGGGGCGCACGGCGGATGATGCCTGGCTCGGCGAGATACGCGAGCAGGTCGTTATCGTCGCGCACGAACTGTCGCCGGGCTTGACGGTACAGCTCGATCGCGATCACGTCGCGGGGCTCATCAGTGAGGAAGGGACCCGGACCTCGCACGCGGCGATTCTCGCCCACTCGCTCGGCATTCCGGCGGTGATGGGAGTGTCGGGTGCGCTCGAACAGATCGCCGACGGGGCCAACGTCCTCCTCGATGGGCAGAGTGGCGTCATCCTGATCGATCCCACCGCCGACGAACTCGAGGCGGCCGCATTGCAGGCATCCCGCCGTCACCGGCTCGAACTGCAGCTCGAAGGAATCGCGAACGAACCCGCAATCACGCCGGATGGCGCCAGGATCCGGCTGCAGGGGAATGTCGATCTCCCTGAAGAGGTGGACAGCGCCGCACGATACGGCGCGGAAGGTGTCGGCCTGCTGCGCACCGAGTTTCTGGTGACGGGGCGCACGCATCTCCCCACTGAGGATGAGCAGACGGAGTACTACCGCCGGGTCGGTGCGGCGTTCGCCGGTCACCCGGTGGTGGTGCGCAGCTACGACCTTGGCGGCGACAAGTTCCCCGCCGCGTTCGTGGCGCCGCACGAGCCGAATCCGTTTCTCGGATGGCGGTCAATCCGCGTCTGTCTCGACCGGCCCGAGATTTTCCGGCCGCAGTTGCGGGCGATTCTCCGCGCCGCGGCCGACCGCGACATCCAGCTCATGGTGCCGATGGTGATTTCGCTCGACGAGTTCGCCGCGGCCCGCGCACTGCTCGCCGAGGAGTCGGCATCGCTCGCCGCGGCGGGGATTCGCGCTGCCCGCGAGATTCCGGTTGGCGTCATGATCGAGACACCCGCCGCCGTCATGCTCGCGGCGGACCTGGCGCGGACCGCTGCGTTCGTGTCCGTCGGCACGAACGACCTGACGCAGTACACGCTGGCAGTCGATCGAAGCAATGCCCGGCTCGCGGATCGGTTCACACCGCTGCACCCCGCGGTCGTGAGACAGCTCGCGCATATCCGGCAGGCGACCGCTGCCGCCGGGATCCCGGCGTCGGTCTGTGGGGAGATGGCATCGGATCCCGTGGCTGTCGTACTCCTCGTCGGCCTCGGGTACGACCGGTTCAGCACCGCGCCGCCGGCGATTCCGCTGGTGAAATGGGTGGTGCGCAACCTGCCCGCCGCCGCGGCGCGCGACGCAGCCGAGGGCGCCGTTGCCGCAGCCACCGCCGACGATGTGCAGGCGATCCTTCGCGCGACGCTCGGCCGGTACGTCGACGTGCGTCTCGTCGACCCGTCAACCGCGTTGCCGCGACCTTCTGTGGGCGCTAGCTTGCGCGCGGGGAGCTAG
- the metK gene encoding methionine adenosyltransferase, which translates to MKHVFTSESVTEGHPDKVADQISDGVLDAILARDPMARVACETMVTTGMAIVAGEITTSAYVHIPDIVRDTIERIGYTDAQFGFDYRTCAVISSIDRQSVDIKRGVDGDPDRQGAGDQGMMFGYASDETPELMPLPIILSHRLAQRLAAVRRGENGGAHYGWLRPDGKTQVSIEYEADRPVGVRTVVLSTQHDEKVGTKTLTHATIKEAMIEDVIRPVLEDFDLDHDRAKFHVNPTGRFVIGGPHGDAGLTGRKIIVDTYGGMARHGGGAFSGKDPTKVDRSAAYALRHVAKNLVAAKLARRCEVQAAYAIGVARPVSVFVDTFGTGKVPDRELERAVQEVFDLRPGHLINNLNLRQPIYSATATYGHFGREPRRTTYVDRDLPPQKVDGFTWERTDRTGELKTAVRA; encoded by the coding sequence ATGAAGCATGTCTTCACGTCGGAATCGGTGACCGAAGGGCACCCCGACAAAGTTGCCGATCAGATTTCCGATGGTGTGCTCGACGCGATCCTGGCGCGCGATCCGATGGCGCGCGTTGCGTGCGAAACGATGGTCACGACCGGGATGGCGATCGTTGCCGGCGAAATCACCACGTCGGCCTATGTGCACATCCCCGACATCGTTCGCGACACCATCGAGCGGATCGGTTACACCGACGCGCAATTCGGCTTCGACTATCGCACCTGTGCCGTGATCTCGTCGATCGACCGGCAGTCGGTCGACATCAAGCGGGGCGTCGACGGCGATCCCGACCGACAGGGCGCTGGCGATCAGGGGATGATGTTCGGCTACGCGTCAGACGAGACTCCCGAGTTGATGCCGCTGCCGATCATCCTGTCGCACCGGCTGGCACAACGACTCGCGGCGGTGCGTCGCGGTGAGAACGGCGGCGCGCACTACGGGTGGCTCCGCCCCGATGGCAAGACCCAGGTGTCGATCGAGTACGAAGCCGACCGACCGGTCGGCGTCCGTACCGTGGTCCTGTCGACCCAGCATGATGAGAAGGTGGGCACGAAGACGCTGACGCACGCGACGATCAAGGAAGCGATGATCGAAGACGTGATCCGTCCCGTGCTCGAGGATTTCGACCTTGATCACGATCGCGCAAAGTTCCACGTCAATCCGACCGGTCGCTTCGTGATCGGCGGCCCGCATGGCGACGCCGGTCTCACTGGCCGCAAGATCATCGTTGACACATACGGCGGGATGGCACGGCATGGTGGCGGGGCATTCAGCGGCAAGGATCCGACCAAAGTCGACCGCTCCGCCGCCTACGCGTTGCGCCATGTGGCGAAGAATCTCGTTGCCGCCAAGCTCGCCCGGCGCTGCGAGGTGCAGGCTGCCTATGCGATCGGCGTGGCGCGACCGGTCTCCGTCTTCGTCGACACGTTCGGCACCGGCAAGGTCCCCGACCGCGAGCTCGAGCGTGCCGTGCAGGAAGTCTTCGACCTGCGACCCGGCCACCTGATCAACAATCTCAACCTGCGCCAGCCGATCTACTCGGCGACAGCGACGTACGGCCACTTCGGCCGCGAGCCGCGCAGGACAACCTATGTCGACCGGGATCTGCCGCCCCAGAAGGTGGATGGCTTCACCTGGGAACGCACCGACCGTACCGGCGAACTGAAGACCGCAGTTCGCGCCTGA
- the ahcY gene encoding adenosylhomocysteinase, with amino-acid sequence MTSISIDAPHDVRDLALADEGRRRTEWAERSMPVLRQIRERFAREKPLAGRRISCCLHVTTETANLMQTLRAAGAEIALCASNPLSTQDDVAAHLVRDHGVHVYAIKGEDHETYYTHIAQALAFGPDLTQDDGADLVGSLHMIKLGRLDDLAGPIRTMVESLSADERRAIVGRVTGSTEETTTGVIRLKAMAREGILAFPVVAVNDSRTKHMFDNRYGTGQSTLDGIVRATNVLVAGSTFVVAGYGWCGRGLAMRARGAGAHVIVTEIDPVSALEARMDGFEVMPMDVAASRGDVFCTLTGNLHVIRAEHFRRMKDGAIVCNSGHFNVELDLDALGAMASSRREVRQFVDEFLVDGKRILVLGEGRLINLAAAEGHPASVMDMSFANQALAAEYLVTQQGKLDSQVHRLPVAVDAEIAKLKLAAMGTSIDTLTAEQTNYLASWDAGT; translated from the coding sequence ATGACGAGTATTTCGATCGACGCACCGCACGATGTGCGCGACCTCGCGCTGGCTGACGAAGGACGACGCCGGACCGAGTGGGCCGAACGGTCGATGCCGGTGCTCCGGCAGATCCGCGAGCGATTTGCCCGCGAGAAGCCGCTGGCCGGGCGCCGTATCTCGTGCTGCCTGCACGTGACCACCGAGACGGCGAACCTGATGCAGACGCTGCGTGCGGCGGGAGCGGAGATCGCGCTCTGCGCCTCCAACCCGCTGTCGACGCAGGACGACGTGGCGGCGCATCTGGTGCGCGATCACGGCGTGCACGTCTATGCCATCAAGGGCGAGGATCACGAGACCTACTACACGCACATCGCGCAGGCGCTGGCGTTCGGTCCCGACCTGACCCAGGACGATGGTGCCGACCTGGTCGGGTCGCTCCACATGATCAAGCTCGGACGTCTCGATGATCTCGCCGGGCCGATCCGCACGATGGTCGAGTCATTGTCGGCGGACGAACGCCGCGCCATCGTCGGGCGGGTGACCGGCTCGACCGAGGAGACGACGACCGGCGTCATCCGCCTCAAGGCAATGGCCCGAGAAGGGATCCTCGCGTTCCCGGTTGTTGCGGTCAACGATTCGCGCACCAAGCACATGTTCGACAATCGCTACGGCACCGGCCAGTCAACGCTCGACGGCATCGTTCGCGCAACCAACGTGCTGGTGGCGGGGAGCACGTTCGTCGTCGCCGGGTATGGCTGGTGCGGGCGCGGTCTGGCGATGCGGGCTCGCGGCGCCGGGGCGCACGTCATCGTCACCGAAATCGATCCGGTCTCGGCGCTCGAAGCGCGGATGGACGGCTTCGAAGTCATGCCGATGGACGTTGCCGCGTCGCGCGGCGATGTCTTCTGCACACTGACCGGTAACCTGCATGTGATTCGCGCGGAGCATTTCCGCCGGATGAAGGACGGGGCAATCGTCTGCAATTCCGGGCATTTCAACGTCGAGCTCGATCTCGACGCGCTCGGCGCGATGGCCTCATCCCGGCGTGAGGTGCGGCAGTTCGTCGACGAATTTCTCGTCGACGGGAAGCGGATCCTCGTCCTCGGCGAGGGACGGCTGATCAATCTCGCCGCCGCGGAAGGACATCCAGCGTCGGTGATGGACATGTCGTTCGCCAACCAGGCGCTTGCCGCCGAGTATCTCGTCACGCAGCAGGGGAAGCTCGACAGCCAGGTGCACCGCCTGCCGGTGGCGGTCGATGCCGAGATCGCGAAGCTCAAGCTCGCCGCGATGGGAACGAGCATCGATACGCTCACGGCCGAGCAGACCAACTACCTCGCGAGCTGGGACGCTGGTACCTGA
- a CDS encoding iron ABC transporter permease has translation MAGPGTSRARLALPILLIAAAIAAVLGVMLGAVPLSPMAILNAIRHADAPDASIVRDLRLPRVALAFVVGGSLSVAGASLQALLRNPLAEPWLLGLSGGASLGAVVAVAIGLPPGWSVAACATIGALAAIALVYRISVVAGRRLDPRILLLAGVVVGAFTAAVTSALLVIADPFTFHSATVWLFGGFGRSSWSLLSHFVLVAIPALLLIGWLARPLDLLALGDETAATLGVGVEGTRRLVIIAASVLTAATVTAAGVIGFVGLVVPHALRGIVGPIHRSLLPAAFVAGGVFTILADMAARTILRPVEIPVGVITALVGVPVFAVLLRRNLR, from the coding sequence ATGGCGGGACCTGGTACATCGCGCGCTCGACTGGCACTGCCGATCCTGCTGATCGCCGCAGCGATCGCGGCCGTGCTGGGCGTGATGCTCGGTGCGGTACCGCTCTCGCCGATGGCCATCCTGAACGCCATCCGCCACGCCGACGCGCCTGACGCGTCGATCGTGCGCGACCTCCGGTTGCCGCGCGTTGCGCTGGCGTTCGTCGTCGGTGGCAGTCTCTCGGTTGCCGGGGCGTCCTTGCAGGCGCTGCTGCGCAATCCGCTGGCGGAGCCGTGGCTCCTGGGATTGTCGGGCGGCGCGTCGCTCGGCGCGGTCGTTGCCGTGGCAATCGGCTTGCCGCCGGGATGGAGCGTGGCGGCGTGCGCCACGATCGGCGCCCTCGCGGCGATCGCGCTGGTCTATCGCATCAGCGTCGTCGCCGGCCGCCGGCTCGATCCGCGGATACTTCTCCTCGCCGGCGTCGTGGTCGGTGCATTCACTGCCGCGGTGACGTCGGCGCTGCTGGTGATCGCTGATCCATTCACCTTCCACTCGGCCACGGTCTGGCTCTTCGGGGGATTCGGCCGGTCGAGCTGGTCGCTCCTCTCCCATTTCGTGCTGGTCGCGATCCCGGCACTCCTTCTCATCGGCTGGCTGGCGCGACCGCTCGATCTGCTCGCCTTGGGAGACGAAACCGCCGCGACGCTCGGCGTCGGCGTCGAGGGGACGCGCCGACTGGTGATCATCGCCGCGTCAGTGCTCACGGCGGCAACGGTGACCGCGGCGGGGGTGATCGGATTCGTCGGACTCGTCGTGCCACACGCGCTGCGCGGAATCGTCGGCCCGATCCATCGGTCGCTCCTTCCGGCGGCGTTCGTGGCCGGCGGCGTCTTCACGATCCTCGCCGACATGGCGGCGCGGACCATCCTTCGGCCGGTCGAAATCCCGGTCGGCGTCATCACGGCGCTGGTCGGCGTACCGGTCTTTGCGGTGTTGCTGCGGCGGAATCTGCGATGA
- a CDS encoding ABC transporter ATP-binding protein, with protein sequence MILAGRHLTVDFPVARGAKPHRALDDVSFSVASGELVAVVGPNGSGKTSLLRTLLGLITPTSGDVTLGSRAIAAWSRRELAETIGALPQREAPAFPLTVREAVLMGRWAALGPVAPITTADHAVITEALGRCDIAGFEERGIDTLSGGEWQRVRLARALAATPQLLLLDEPTAALDVGHEMELLELLRRLVRDGLGVLVITHQLNLAARYADRIVLLDRGRAVADGVPANVLTAAAVSAAFQWPVAVTQWRDGSPQVVPLRKDEIP encoded by the coding sequence ATGATCCTCGCCGGGCGCCATCTCACCGTCGACTTCCCGGTCGCGCGCGGCGCGAAGCCACACCGCGCCCTCGACGACGTGTCGTTCTCCGTCGCCAGTGGCGAGCTCGTCGCCGTCGTCGGTCCAAATGGCAGCGGCAAGACGTCGCTGCTGCGCACGCTGCTGGGGCTGATCACGCCGACGAGCGGCGATGTCACGCTCGGATCTCGCGCCATCGCTGCGTGGAGCCGGCGGGAACTCGCCGAAACGATCGGTGCGTTGCCGCAGCGCGAAGCACCGGCGTTCCCGCTGACGGTGCGTGAAGCGGTGTTGATGGGGCGCTGGGCCGCGCTCGGTCCGGTTGCGCCGATCACCACCGCAGACCACGCCGTGATCACGGAGGCGCTGGGTCGCTGCGACATCGCCGGCTTCGAAGAGCGGGGGATCGATACGCTCTCGGGCGGCGAGTGGCAACGGGTGCGACTGGCGCGGGCGCTGGCGGCGACACCGCAACTCCTCCTTCTCGATGAACCGACCGCCGCGCTCGACGTCGGACACGAAATGGAATTGCTCGAACTTCTCCGCCGCCTCGTTCGCGACGGTCTCGGCGTCCTCGTCATCACCCATCAGCTCAATCTCGCCGCGCGTTACGCCGACCGGATCGTGCTCCTCGACCGCGGCCGTGCGGTCGCCGATGGGGTACCGGCGAATGTGCTCACCGCCGCCGCCGTCTCCGCGGCGTTTCAGTGGCCGGTCGCCGTCACGCAGTGGCGCGACGGATCGCCGCAAGTGGTCCCCCTCAGAAAAGACGAAATCCCATGA
- a CDS encoding TonB-dependent receptor, with the protein MPYRRSPIAGGGGIHRVARVAVLAVALIVSVPTIALAQVPDTARVQDLVVTATRLPTPASEVPAGTTVISGDDLRERGVHFVLDALRDVPGMSIVQTGSYGAVTSLFLRGGESDYVKVLLDGVPLNLPGGSINFANLTTEDLDRIEIVRGPASVLYGADAMSGVVQLFTRSAGARSSVEVTGRGGSRGTSDLSGHGDIASGRFSMSATGGRFGSDGTFPFNSDYRNAMGTLHAGYDAGAAGRIGVSARYDDALIHFPTDGSGNAVDHNQFSAEKSFAGGLAADRRVGAIGLHFEGYASRLNEGYTNRADSPADTNGFDFIEDRDGITWRKGVGARVDWHAASGTVATAGAGIERESDDEHDVGTSNFGFGSETDTSSSDNNRTTRDGYLQLLSNPGHLSLQLGGRVDDNSAFGAFGTWRGGLAWHLSPSSRVWAAAGTAFKAPTFSELFAQSAFEVGNPDLKPERSRNGEVGAETAFADRRVRLGATAFWQTFHDLIQFVNAAPGDPNYTNLGGASSRGVELTASAVAGAGLLLSAHWTFLHTEVTDTGAASSISFQQGGSLTRRAASVGGGTLAYRWRGVTIEGTALHVGARDDIDFSGATAVRVTLKPYTTFDFALDLPVFGSADRSPGLDLTVRGENVFDASYQQVVGFPGRGRTLLAGGRLRY; encoded by the coding sequence ATGCCGTATCGACGTTCACCGATCGCCGGCGGCGGCGGGATTCATCGGGTGGCCCGCGTCGCCGTGCTCGCGGTGGCGCTGATCGTCTCGGTGCCGACGATCGCGCTCGCTCAGGTGCCTGACACCGCGCGCGTCCAGGATCTCGTTGTCACCGCAACGAGATTGCCGACGCCGGCGTCGGAAGTACCAGCCGGCACGACCGTCATCAGCGGTGACGACCTGCGCGAACGTGGTGTCCATTTCGTGCTCGATGCGCTGCGCGATGTTCCGGGAATGTCGATCGTCCAGACCGGATCGTACGGCGCCGTGACGTCGTTGTTCCTGCGCGGAGGCGAAAGTGATTACGTGAAGGTGCTCCTCGACGGCGTGCCGCTGAATCTTCCCGGAGGGAGCATCAACTTCGCCAACCTCACGACCGAAGACCTCGACCGGATCGAGATCGTCCGCGGACCTGCCAGCGTACTGTACGGCGCTGACGCAATGAGCGGCGTCGTGCAGCTCTTCACCCGTAGCGCGGGAGCGCGATCGAGCGTCGAGGTCACCGGCCGGGGCGGAAGCCGCGGAACCAGCGATCTCAGCGGCCACGGCGACATCGCGAGCGGACGGTTTTCCATGAGCGCGACCGGTGGCCGGTTTGGTAGCGACGGGACTTTTCCGTTCAACAGTGACTATCGCAACGCGATGGGCACGTTGCACGCGGGATATGATGCGGGCGCCGCCGGCCGCATCGGCGTCAGCGCACGGTACGACGATGCACTGATCCATTTCCCGACCGACGGGAGCGGCAACGCCGTAGATCACAACCAGTTTTCCGCCGAGAAGAGTTTCGCCGGCGGGCTCGCGGCCGACCGGAGGGTCGGCGCGATCGGACTGCACTTTGAAGGGTATGCCTCGCGGCTGAATGAGGGGTATACCAATCGCGCCGATTCGCCGGCAGATACCAATGGCTTCGACTTCATCGAAGACCGCGACGGGATTACCTGGCGGAAGGGTGTCGGCGCACGCGTCGACTGGCACGCTGCCAGCGGCACGGTCGCGACGGCTGGCGCGGGGATCGAACGCGAGAGCGACGACGAGCATGACGTCGGGACGTCGAATTTCGGTTTCGGATCTGAAACCGACACTTCGAGCTCCGACAACAACCGCACCACCCGCGACGGCTATCTCCAATTGCTATCCAATCCCGGGCATCTCTCGCTCCAGCTCGGTGGGCGTGTCGACGACAACTCGGCGTTCGGAGCCTTCGGCACCTGGCGCGGGGGCCTTGCGTGGCATCTGTCGCCGTCGAGTCGCGTCTGGGCTGCCGCCGGCACTGCCTTCAAGGCGCCGACTTTCTCGGAACTCTTCGCCCAGAGCGCCTTCGAGGTCGGCAACCCGGATCTCAAGCCGGAGCGGAGCCGCAACGGCGAAGTCGGCGCGGAAACAGCGTTCGCCGATCGCCGCGTACGGCTCGGGGCGACGGCGTTCTGGCAGACCTTTCACGACCTGATCCAGTTCGTCAACGCAGCCCCGGGCGACCCGAATTACACCAACCTCGGCGGTGCGAGCAGCCGAGGAGTGGAATTGACCGCGTCAGCGGTCGCGGGAGCCGGATTATTGCTCAGCGCCCACTGGACTTTCCTGCATACCGAGGTCACTGATACCGGTGCCGCGTCGTCGATTTCATTCCAGCAGGGCGGCTCGCTGACTCGGCGGGCAGCGTCGGTCGGCGGTGGAACCTTGGCCTATCGGTGGCGCGGCGTGACTATCGAAGGAACAGCGCTCCACGTGGGCGCCAGGGACGACATTGATTTCTCGGGCGCCACCGCCGTCCGGGTTACTTTAAAGCCCTACACCACGTTCGATTTTGCCCTCGATCTGCCGGTCTTCGGGTCGGCTGACAGGTCTCCCGGTCTCGACCTGACGGTTCGCGGTGAGAACGTGTTCGATGCCAGCTATCAGCAGGTCGTCGGGTTCCCGGGTCGCGGTCGCACTCTCCTCGCCGGGGGGCGCCTGCGATACTGA
- the recO gene encoding DNA repair protein RecO: MAGLPQLTPAIVLGSVRYGETSRIARLLTRDLGMVSGIAKGALRPKSRFGAALQLLSEGHAHLIASRASDLYTLAAFDLIATHRGLASHLERFGAASALAEIAMHFVPPVPNAELYDHVLDDVRLLEAVPPEAIAVVALRAIWRLIAELGIGPSVVACARDGAALPARGGAAFSLRDGGFLCDACAATGATTRLESSDRHDLVSLLTADAELPFLDDRRTAAHKRLLLRWVREHLGDSVMPALAAWCAR, encoded by the coding sequence GTGGCGGGCCTGCCGCAGCTCACTCCCGCGATCGTCCTCGGGTCGGTGCGCTATGGCGAGACATCCCGGATCGCCCGACTCCTCACCCGCGACCTCGGTATGGTGAGCGGCATTGCGAAGGGGGCGCTCAGGCCGAAGAGCCGCTTCGGCGCCGCGCTGCAACTGCTGAGTGAGGGGCACGCCCACCTGATTGCGTCGCGGGCAAGCGACCTGTACACCCTGGCAGCGTTCGACCTGATCGCCACGCACCGCGGTCTCGCCTCCCATCTCGAACGATTTGGCGCGGCGTCGGCGCTGGCAGAGATCGCCATGCATTTCGTTCCGCCGGTTCCCAACGCCGAATTGTATGACCACGTTCTCGACGACGTGCGGCTCCTCGAAGCGGTGCCCCCGGAGGCGATCGCGGTCGTCGCGTTGCGGGCGATCTGGCGGCTGATTGCCGAGCTCGGCATCGGACCGTCGGTGGTCGCTTGCGCCCGTGACGGCGCTGCGCTTCCAGCACGGGGTGGTGCGGCGTTCTCCCTGCGCGATGGTGGCTTCCTGTGCGATGCATGTGCCGCCACAGGCGCCACGACGCGGCTCGAATCCTCCGATCGTCACGACCTAGTGTCGCTCCTCACTGCCGACGCGGAACTCCCCTTTCTCGATGACCGGCGGACCGCCGCGCACAAGCGGCTCCTCCTTCGATGGGTTCGCGAGCATCTCGGGGACAGTGTCATGCCGGCGCTCGCCGCTTGGTGCGCCAGGTGA
- a CDS encoding DoxX family protein: MPDLRGPRTGTGLLILRVTLGVLFFAHGYQKLVTIGLPEMQVGFMKYHIPFPGVAAIFVTFLELLGGAALVLGLFTRILGLLFAVEMLVAIFAVHITHGLVGPGSVELPLIFCAASAVLALSGAGIASLDRRIGRGRVRVGTLPW, from the coding sequence ATGCCGGATCTGCGGGGGCCACGGACTGGAACGGGATTGCTGATACTCCGCGTGACGCTCGGAGTGCTGTTCTTTGCCCACGGCTATCAGAAGCTCGTCACGATCGGTCTCCCTGAAATGCAGGTCGGGTTCATGAAATACCACATTCCTTTCCCCGGCGTGGCGGCAATCTTCGTGACCTTCCTGGAGTTGTTGGGCGGCGCAGCCCTGGTCCTTGGCTTGTTTACCAGGATTCTCGGTCTCCTCTTCGCCGTCGAGATGCTCGTCGCGATTTTCGCGGTACACATCACGCACGGATTGGTCGGCCCGGGATCGGTGGAGTTGCCGCTCATCTTCTGCGCGGCCTCTGCTGTGCTGGCTCTGAGCGGCGCCGGGATTGCCTCCCTCGATCGACGCATCGGCAGGGGGCGGGTCCGCGTCGGCACTCTTCCCTGGTAA